The following proteins are encoded in a genomic region of Stegostoma tigrinum isolate sSteTig4 chromosome 10, sSteTig4.hap1, whole genome shotgun sequence:
- the LOC125455899 gene encoding ovarian cancer G-protein coupled receptor 1-like — translation MMVNCSVDHRIHQILFPTVYIGVFIIGLPTNLLSLYHSYLQIRQKNELGIYLCNLTISDLLYLLSLPLWIQYMLQHDDWQHSRELCIFSGLLLYQNIYISIGFLCFIAINRFLVVAYPLKFKFIHSRKAALLISILIWLKEIAVCTIYMGSKVLSKDEGNDTLCFEHYPLRQKDRYLNIYKLSIGFGLPLILFLYSYYKVLRVVHKLRGSERKRKLRIKKLVSGTIIIFLACFAPYHIFLMVRSIFEYDCPFADSIFEVYHVGLLLMSLNCVADPILYCFVSPSSQGWLASFLGPVIKVLPCAKKQTITDENLCLN, via the coding sequence ATGATGGTTAACTGCTCTGTTGACCACAGAATCCACCAGATCCTGTTTCCCACCGTCTACATTGGGGTCTTCATCATTGGGCTCCCAACTAACCTCCTGTCCCTGTATCACAGCTACCTACAGATCAGACAGAAGAATGAGCTGGGAATCTACCTCTGCAATCTGACCATCTCAGACCTGTTGTACCTCCTTTCCTTACCTTTGTGGATTCAGTACATGCTGCAACATGATGACTGGCAACATTCTCGGGAACTTTGCATCTTCAGTGGTCTGCTCCTCTACCAGAATATCTACATCAGCATTGGCTTCCTCTGCTTCATTGCCATTAATCGCTTCCTCGTTGTGGCTTACCctctgaaatttaaattcatacacagcaggaaggctgctTTGCTCATCAGTATTCTCATCTGGCTCAAGGAGATAGCTGTCTGCACCATTTACATGGGCTCCAAGGTTCTCAGTAAAGACGAGGGGAATGACACTCTGTGTTTTGAACATTATCCACTGCGTCAAAAGGAcagatatttaaatatttacaaaCTTTCAATTGGCTTCGGCCTTCCTTTGATTTTATTTCTCTACTCTTACTATAAAGTGCTGAGGGTTGTCCACAAACTCCGTGGGTCTGAAAGAAAGCGGAAATTAAGAATAAAAAAATTGGTATCTGGGACAATTATCATTTTCCTGGCTTGCTTTGCTCCTTATCACATTTTCCTGATGGTTCGAAGCATATTTGAGTATGACTGTCCCTTTGCTGACAGTATTTTTGAGGTTTACCATGTTGGGCTCCTGCTGATGAGTTTAAACTGTGTAGCTGATCCCATCTTGTACTGTTTCGTATCTCCGAGTTCACAGGGCTGGTTAGCAAGTTTCCTAGGTCCTGTTATCAAGGTTCTTCCTTGtgcaaaaaaacaaacaatcacAGATGAAAACCTCTGTTTGAATTAA